A single window of Archangium gephyra DNA harbors:
- a CDS encoding PAS domain-containing hybrid sensor histidine kinase/response regulator, with translation MDRISSSAKAPWEDESQLVHLLASHTVEAFYMMDVQGRVTYANPAAERMFGWSRQEMLGQVLHDVLHHHHPDGRPFPMDTCPLGKVMSEGRPVQAHEDLFIHRDGSFIPVYCSNAPIFTEGHIMGAALVVHDISARKRAEKSQSEQMRQFQLLTDTLPHLAWISGPDGTCEYTNRPWYEYTGLSMEESRGYGWTRAIHPEDLARVLEHWQRTRNNGEGREAELRLRRASDGAWRWFIARAQPARAADGSILQWIGSCTDIDEQRRASQERLELLRRVQAAHAAAEEANRLKDDFLATVSHELRTPLTAMLGWLQLLRSGRLSEEKRARALETVERNARSQAQVIEDLLDISRIITGKLRLEPGSLDMRNVVEAALESTRPLAETKGVKLELEAPAEPLPMWGDAGRLQQVVWNLLSNAIKFTPQGGRITVHLRPVDGSVELRVTDTGVGISPAFLPHLFERFRQQDSSSRRAHGGLGLGLAIVHHLVELHGGEVSAHSPGTGLGSSFVLHLPREPRPTPPAPRPAPSPQEDAVPPARSELTGLRLLLVEDQEDTREMLRLLLEDHGAQVRAVTSAAEALPCLREWRPDLLLSDIGLPGENGYELLQRIRALPAGEGGLTPAIALTAYARAEDRERALRAGFDMHVPKPIREEELLAVLAAATPRG, from the coding sequence ATGGACCGCATCTCCTCTTCAGCCAAAGCCCCCTGGGAGGACGAGAGTCAGCTCGTCCATCTGCTCGCCAGCCATACGGTCGAGGCGTTCTACATGATGGATGTCCAGGGGCGCGTCACCTACGCCAACCCCGCCGCCGAGCGGATGTTCGGCTGGAGCCGGCAGGAGATGCTCGGCCAGGTGCTGCACGACGTCCTCCATCACCACCACCCCGATGGAAGGCCCTTCCCCATGGACACCTGCCCCCTCGGGAAGGTGATGAGCGAGGGACGGCCCGTCCAGGCCCACGAAGACCTCTTCATCCATCGCGATGGCTCGTTCATCCCCGTCTACTGCTCCAATGCCCCCATCTTCACCGAGGGCCACATCATGGGTGCGGCCCTGGTGGTGCATGACATCTCCGCGCGCAAGCGCGCCGAGAAGTCCCAGTCCGAGCAGATGCGGCAGTTCCAGCTCCTGACCGACACCCTTCCCCACCTCGCCTGGATCTCCGGGCCCGATGGCACCTGCGAGTACACCAACCGGCCCTGGTACGAGTACACCGGCCTGTCGATGGAGGAGTCGCGCGGGTATGGCTGGACGCGCGCGATCCACCCGGAAGACCTGGCGCGCGTCCTGGAGCACTGGCAGCGGACCCGGAACAATGGCGAGGGCCGGGAGGCCGAGCTCCGGCTGCGCCGGGCCAGCGATGGGGCGTGGCGATGGTTCATCGCCCGAGCCCAGCCCGCGCGAGCCGCGGACGGAAGCATCCTCCAGTGGATCGGCTCCTGCACCGACATCGACGAGCAACGGCGCGCCAGCCAGGAGCGCCTGGAGTTGCTGCGGCGCGTGCAGGCGGCCCACGCGGCGGCCGAGGAGGCCAACCGGCTCAAGGATGACTTCCTCGCCACCGTGTCCCACGAGCTGCGCACGCCGCTGACGGCGATGCTCGGCTGGCTCCAGCTCCTGCGCTCCGGACGTCTGTCCGAGGAGAAGCGCGCCCGCGCCCTGGAGACGGTGGAGCGCAATGCCCGCTCCCAGGCCCAGGTCATCGAGGATCTGCTGGACATCTCGCGCATCATCACCGGCAAGCTCCGCCTGGAGCCCGGCTCCCTGGACATGAGGAACGTGGTGGAGGCCGCGCTCGAGTCCACGCGGCCGCTCGCCGAGACCAAGGGCGTGAAGCTGGAGCTGGAAGCGCCCGCGGAGCCCCTGCCCATGTGGGGTGACGCCGGGCGGCTCCAGCAGGTGGTGTGGAACCTGCTGAGCAACGCCATCAAGTTCACGCCCCAGGGCGGCCGCATCACCGTCCACCTGCGCCCGGTGGACGGCTCGGTGGAGCTGCGGGTGACGGACACCGGCGTGGGCATCTCCCCCGCCTTCCTGCCCCATCTCTTCGAGCGCTTCCGCCAGCAGGACAGCAGCAGCCGCCGGGCACATGGCGGGCTCGGGCTGGGGCTGGCCATCGTGCACCACCTCGTCGAGTTGCACGGGGGCGAGGTCTCGGCGCACAGCCCGGGAACGGGCCTGGGCTCCAGCTTCGTCCTGCACCTGCCGCGAGAGCCCCGCCCCACTCCTCCGGCGCCACGTCCAGCCCCCTCGCCCCAGGAGGACGCGGTGCCGCCGGCCCGCTCCGAGCTCACCGGCCTGCGCCTGCTGCTCGTGGAGGACCAGGAGGACACGCGCGAGATGCTCCGCCTCCTGCTGGAGGACCACGGGGCCCAGGTCCGCGCGGTGACCTCCGCGGCGGAGGCCCTCCCCTGTCTGCGCGAGTGGCGGCCGGACCTGCTCCTCTCGGACATCGGCCTGCCCGGGGAGAACGGCTACGAGCTCCTCCAGCGCATCCGGGCCCTGCCCGCCGGAGAGGGCGGACTCACTCCGGCCATCGCGCTCACCGCCTACGCGCGCGCCGAGGATCGGGAGCGGGCCCTGCGCGCGGGCTTCGACATGCACGTGCCGAAGCCCATCCGGGAGGAGGAGCTGCTCGCCGTCCTCGCCGCCGCGACGCCGCGGGGATAG